AGTGATTTACAGGATTTTGATAATAGTAAGCTATTATTATCTCCTGCAACAGCACGCCCAGACTATCCTGTGCTAAACTTAGAGTATCAAGATGCAGTGAAATTGCTCCAAGGCCAAAAGGTGAATGCAAAAAAATATTTGAAATCGCAAGAATTTCATACAGACAATTATTTTAGATTATTTTTTGCTGAAAAATTTATTGGTTTAGCTAAAATTATAGAGACTGATAGAGGAAAAGCATTAACGGCAGAAAGGATGTTTACTGAAGTTGAAAGTTTTAAATCTAGATTTAAGTAAAATTAGAGAAGATGATAACCATTCAAGATTTCAGAACCCAAAGGCTGTAGCCTTGGGCTATTTTGATGGTGTGCACCGAGGTCATCAAGAAATAATCAGGGCAATGGTACAAATTGCAAGAGAGAAACGCTTGGAAGCTAGTGTCTTGTCCTTTGATCGTTATCCTAAACCAATAAATGCAAATGCTTATCTAAAAGTTGTTGTTCCAGGGATGACTGGCGAAAAAGAATTATTAACATCTCCCTTGCCTAATGTTGAGAGAGAGTTCAAAGGACTTTTGCAAAGTGATGAACAACGAGATAGGACTCTTGAAGCATTAGGTGTTGACTCTGTAATTCTACAAAAATTTGATAAGAATTATGCAAGCTTAAGTCCTGAAGAGTTTTGTAACGATATATTGAAAGATATACTAAATTGTAAAATACTTTTCGTTGGTGAAGACTACCATTTTGGCAAAAAACGTGCAGGTAATGTAGAGTTTTTGCAAAACTGGTGTGATGCTAATAATGTCGAGCTAAAAGTTATTAATCCTGTTTTATATGATGGCGAGATTATATCTAGTGAAAATATTCGTGAAAATATTGTAGATGCGAATATGGAAAAAGTTAGTTCACTTCTAGGTAAACCTTATACTTTGCCAGGAATTGTCATTCATGGTAATGCTTTGGGTAGAACTATAGGTATGCCTACTGCAAATATACGAATCCCTGAAGGCATGGTAATGCCAAAGTTTGGTGTGTATAACAGTAGAACAAAAGTAGGTGATACTTATTATAATTCTCTTACAAGCATAGGTTTGAGACCAACTGTAAACCATACAGATCCTTATCCACTAGTTGAGAGTTATATTATAGGTGAGAATTTTGATTTATATAATCAATATGTTGAGATAGAGCTGTTAAAATTTGAGAGACCAGAAGAAAGATTTCCTAGTTTTATAGCAATGTCAGCTCAATTAGATATAGATCTGAAAAATGCATTAAAATACCATAACAATAATGAGGAGTTTAGACTTTTTACTGATAGAAATGGAATCCCTATATATATTTCTAGATCTGAGAGATTTAATACTTCATATTTGTATGTAGAAGTATATACACCATTTGAAGAAGATGAATTTCTAACAAACCAACTCCTAGCTAATGTGTTAACTGCTACAACTCCAGATTATCCTACAAGACAGGAGTTCAGGGCGTTTTTAGACCATCAATTTGCGAGTAGAATAGAGACAGATACAGAACAGGTTGGGGACTTACAAGTTGTTAGATTTAAGCTTTCTGCTGTTAATAGAGGCTTGGAAGAAACAGAAGTATTTAAGAATACAAGTAAACTCTTGCTTGATTTAATAGTTAATCCAGTTTGGGATGAGTTCTATAATTTCCCTCTAGAAGTTATAGAAGAAGAGAAGCAGAACATGATTTATGATTATCAGAAGTTTTATGCTTCAGATAAGAATAAAGCACTTTTATTTGCTAAAGAAGATTTATATACAGAAAATGCTAGGGCTCACTCTGAGAATATTTCAATTTCTGAATATATAAAGAAAGTTCAAAATATTAATAATGAAGATTTTCAACAAGCTTGGATGCGTATGTTCTCAAAGGGGCATATAAGGGTCATCACTAGTGGAAGGTTCACAGATAACGAATTTGCAAAAAGTATTGTGGATAAATTGTCTAAACTTCCTAGGAACAGAGATGCTTTGCAAATTTTGCCAGGAGTAAGTCCAGGTTTTAGTAATTTCATAGCTGTAGCCAGTAAAGAATTACAAATTGACTCCAAATTAAGTCACCTTGCGATTGTTTTTGGAAACT
Above is a window of Fastidiosipila sanguinis DNA encoding:
- the ribF gene encoding riboflavin biosynthesis protein RibF, giving the protein MKVLNLDLSKIREDDNHSRFQNPKAVALGYFDGVHRGHQEIIRAMVQIAREKRLEASVLSFDRYPKPINANAYLKVVVPGMTGEKELLTSPLPNVEREFKGLLQSDEQRDRTLEALGVDSVILQKFDKNYASLSPEEFCNDILKDILNCKILFVGEDYHFGKKRAGNVEFLQNWCDANNVELKVINPVLYDGEIISSENIRENIVDANMEKVSSLLGKPYTLPGIVIHGNALGRTIGMPTANIRIPEGMVMPKFGVYNSRTKVGDTYYNSLTSIGLRPTVNHTDPYPLVESYIIGENFDLYNQYVEIELLKFERPEERFPSFIAMSAQLDIDLKNALKYHNNNEEFRLFTDRNGIPIYISRSERFNTSYLYVEVYTPFEEDEFLTNQLLANVLTATTPDYPTRQEFRAFLDHQFASRIETDTEQVGDLQVVRFKLSAVNRGLEETEVFKNTSKLLLDLIVNPVWDEFYNFPLEVIEEEKQNMIYDYQKFYASDKNKALLFAKEDLYTENARAHSENISISEYIKKVQNINNEDFQQAWMRMFSKGHIRVITSGRFTDNEFAKSIVDKLSKLPRNRDALQILPGVSPGFSNFIAVASKELQIDSKLSHLAIVFGNLPGPYSISVLKAQVLSALIAGKTTSLFNQYIKDELKYIYKIESFYRSDSSLLFVYAQVEPGDEDKALELMNKVVNSVREDDYSDSAFVSALRFVENQYSAIIDDGESRVEFNSHNLITSNKYNAREAIEHIKSICREDLAKIAREMKLLLDYRLTPKHDLEDED